Genomic window (bacterium):
AATTTGAATCGACGAAAGCCCTCAAGAATCTCGGATCAGGGCTAGGTTCCGCGCGGCTTTGTGGGCGCCTGCCCTGCCCTTCGGGCAAAGAGAAGCATGATCACGAAACTACAAGTTGTTGCCATCGCTCGAGATGCCGTCTGCGAACTCGCACTGCGGACCGGTCTCAGTGCGCCTCGACAGAACGTCGACGGGCTGACCATTGTGACGTTTCATCGCATTCTCTCAGAAGCCGAGCGCAATGAATATCCGGTACCCGGACTGGCCGTGACTCCTGAAGAACTCGACTTCTGCCTGGCGTACCTCAAGAAGCACTACTCCTGTCATCCAATGGGAGAGGCCTTCGAAAGGCTCCAGTCTGGTGAAAAGAGGGACAAGCCCCTCGCTGCCATCACATTCGACGACGGCCAACTCGACAACCTGGAGAACGCATGCCCTGTGCTCGAAAAGCATGAGCTCCGGGCAACCTTCTACATCGTTCCGAGAATGACCGACGCCCAGGAGCCGCTCTGGCACGATCGCCTCGGGTTCTCAGCGCTCGCAGCGCTCCGACAAGAGGGCGAAGCCCTCGAAACGCTCTCAGAGCGATCGGGAGTGCGGCGGGAGGACCATGAGAGCGACGTGGCATTCGTTTCCGCCGTCATGCTGGCG
Coding sequences:
- a CDS encoding polysaccharide deacetylase family protein, giving the protein MITKLQVVAIARDAVCELALRTGLSAPRQNVDGLTIVTFHRILSEAERNEYPVPGLAVTPEELDFCLAYLKKHYSCHPMGEAFERLQSGEKRDKPLAAITFDDGQLDNLENACPVLEKHELRATFYIVPRMTDAQEPLWHDRLGFSALAALRQEGEALETLSERSGVRREDHESDVAFVSAVMLAVKQLEPEVRKDLVDIVSRLADGAPPTWARLMRPDEVIEMHKAGHEIGSHTNLHSLLPQCDDKELEKELIESKSDLETWLGQSVDHFCYPNGDHDDRTQKAVATAGYKTGVTTTFGVNQRSSDPYQLGRFDITSRSLRNRRGKLKSARLAWGLSRFRRER